In Marinitoga sp. 1197, one genomic interval encodes:
- a CDS encoding glucodextranase DOMON-like domain-containing protein, translated as MEKPFTPVPTIKVNKQLATISFTIPLSVLETDNLSGWKIYITTYDYDGIESVLRPLTPEGGQWAFGGGQPTDPKIMDDILIKIN; from the coding sequence ATGGAAAAACCGTTTACGCCTGTTCCAACAATAAAAGTTAATAAACAATTAGCAACAATAAGTTTTACTATTCCTTTATCAGTTTTAGAAACAGATAATTTAAGTGGATGGAAGATTTATATCACTACATATGATTATGATGGTATAGAATCAGTTTTAAGGCCTTTAACTCCAGAAGGTGGTCAATGGGCATTTGGTGGAGGACAACCAACAGATCCGAAAATCATGGATGATATATTAATAAAAATAAACTAA
- a CDS encoding metallophosphoesterase, with protein MWLVISDTHDNMYKMKEIEKIIERENITAVFHCGDFVAPFVLPYILKEGIEFYGVFGNNDGEKLLLNEKSNGKILIGPRSIEIGDYKIFMMHEPYSLNAAEKSGLYDFIFFGHTHEIVHRKTEKTIIVNPGESSGWLTNRATIALIDPHDKEVNIMEI; from the coding sequence GAAAGAAATAGAAAAAATTATCGAAAGAGAGAACATTACAGCTGTTTTTCATTGTGGTGACTTTGTAGCTCCATTTGTTTTACCTTACATTTTAAAAGAAGGTATAGAATTTTATGGTGTTTTCGGAAATAACGATGGTGAAAAATTGTTGTTGAACGAAAAATCAAATGGAAAAATTTTAATTGGCCCAAGAAGTATTGAAATAGGAGATTATAAAATTTTTATGATGCATGAACCATATTCTCTAAACGCTGCAGAAAAAAGTGGTTTGTATGATTTTATATTCTTTGGACATACTCATGAAATTGTACATAGAAAAACGGAAAAAACTATTATTGTTAATCCTGGTGAAAGTTCTGGATGGTTAACAAATAGAGCGACTATAGCCTTAATAGATCCGCATGATAAAGAAGTTAATATTATGGAGATATAA